The DNA sequence AGAGAATTGGAAAAACACAAGACTAAGTTGGGAAACGCACTATAGAACCCACGAATAATCGGTTCATTCTGAGGACGCTGCCTGACAACAAGTTCTACGTGAGGATTCGCCCGGGCTAATGATTCGACATGATTCAGGATATATGTTCTGGCGTTGTGAGATGACGGCCATTTGTCACAGTATTCAAAAACGAGCTTTCGTAtttgaggaaggaaagtagtATAACCGTTAGATGGAGAGGAGCCAAGCTTTGCCCTGAGCAAAGATGATATTGGGGCGGCGCGCATTGGTGACGGCGAGGAGCTCACAATGAGGAAGGGAGCGCGAATGGCGGAATGTGAAATATTTAGTCGGAGTTTGAAAAGGTGCAGGAAGGGAAGTTTGGGCCTTGGGCGGAAAGTCAGTCGCGTCGCGTACAAAATGGCAAGAGCTACACGGTCATCTGTCTCTTCCTCGACAGCCACCAAGAAGCGCAAACGCACTGAGGACGACGACTCAACAGATGTCCCTCCCACAAAACAAACAAAGTCTCAAGATGATGTCGTGGATCAGTCTATTCACATCcagaaagaagaagcagacaAAATACTAGCCGTGCTAGAAATGTATAGATATACCTTCTCGTTTCTATTCTCTACACTCGTTTGCTCAGTAATCTTTCCTCAGGATCGATGTTCAAGGCCTTTTGGATCGTGTCTTTCCATTGCCATCCGATGAATCCAAGTCATTTTCTTTTCGGGCTCTTCTGAAAGACTGCGCGGAACATCCCCTGTCCGTATTACAAGTTCGTTCATCCTTTCGTTCTTTGACATTAACGGTGATTCACCAAGTTTCATCCATTTTTTGGTCTGCCAGTCAGCAGTGCAAAAGCTTTTCCCGATATCGTCACATCCTAGAGCTCTACCATCCAAGCCAGCGGCTCAGCAGCTCAGATTTTGTCAGCTagctctttctcttctcaatCAAGCTTCTCACACACGGCTCCCTTCCAACGAAGCCGGCTCCGACAATTCTGCAGAACAACAGTCGGATGAAACATCATCGCAGGATGAGTCACCTTCAAATCGTTACCTCTCGCCTCGATATGCCCTCGTTCAGCATCTCCCGCAAGGAGATTACTGGACTTCCGTTAACTCGTCCATACCTTCCGACATCAGTCGCGAGCTGCGAGATCTTCCTCATGGGCATGCAGACCTCGTTGCGATTCTACCCTTTGCTCGCTCTTCCAAACCTTTCTCGTCGGTACCAAACCTCGGCTCTTATCATACGAAAGTATTGCCCTCACATATTAATAAGATGCCCGTCGAACGCCGTATCTCTCGGGGCTCATTCTTAGACTACGGTCCCTACTCGAGTTTCGCTCCAACTTTTGATCAGGATGGTACCGAAATTGGTAGACAGGAGTTAGGGGAACACTATTTGGCACAGAATGCGAAGCGCAAGGAGAAGTCCAGAAAGTTGAAGCTGTGGGCAGAACACCGACACAGAGCGAGGGCAATGGATAGCATTGTTATGAGAAGTGACGAACATGATGATACAgttgaggttgaagagatcaaGTCGGGTAATTTTGAACAAGAGTTGCAAGAACTCTTACCTAGTCATGAGGTTGACTCAATCAAGGCAGGCTTACGAAGTCTAGAGCTCGAATCGGCCGTCCAAGAGCTCCTCGACAGGAATCGGAAGGCTTTGGAAAGGCTACAGGACCTTCAATACAGGAGATTGGTAGCAGAAGGTGGGGGATCTACCGGGGTTGAGGAAGGATCGGAAGAATGGGATACTGGTAAGCTGTTGTCACATTACTCACCACAGGAGTTGAAGAACCAACCTTTTTTCCTTCCAATTTAGCCCATGGTATCTTAGATTCTTTGACCATATTAGCATCATTAAGACCGAGGTCATCAATGGGAGAGCATCCGCCATTTGTATTGACACCCTCTGCTCTTCACGCCCTTCACCGAACCCTTCCCCTTGCTCCTACATCTGGTTGGCACGGAAACCTTCCTCCAGGACGAAGTACTGCATTACGGGATGACTCCACCGTTAAGATACGTCCCGGGGTACCTGTACCGGCTGCTACTGTCGCGGCTCCCATCCCCACTCCCGCCGCTAATGCCGCAGCAACTACCCAGAGCTATCCCTCATTCCCATACACCCAAGCACAAAGCCAATATGGCAAAGTCAACGCGGGTGGCACGGGGGCGACGACATATGTTTTACCTTACAAGCATGGTGCCAGCGCTTACTATTCAGCGCAACAGCAAGGGAGTTACTATGCGACTACTCAGACCTATGCAGCAACCGGACATCAACCGTACACTTATTCAGGCGGCTGGTACAACAACTATACTCCCCCCGCCAACGTAACTACGACCAATACGGCAGGTAGCTCATCTGGCACTGCTACTCCTACCGCCTCTGCACCGTCATATACGTCCTTCTTCGGTTCTAGTCAACAGTCGACGACGTCTGGTTCGACATCGACACCTGCACAGAAGCGCCCCTCATTAGCCGTCGCAAATACGGTTTCGCAAAACGGATTGACTGCTGCAAATAATGCCGCTACTCCTGTGGCAGCAGGCGGGGTCGCATTGCCGCTTCCTCTGCGTTCCAACGGTCAACAGAGCTCGTTTAATGGACATTCCCCCTCTACATCTACACCCGCAAAATGAGGATTGACTTGCGAGTGGCTGGGGTCTTCCGTCctgttcttttttcttttgtttATGATCCACACCACACCACCTGCGAACTTCTTTCCACTTCGGCGAACAGGACTGTAGGTTTGGTATTGTCAATACGTTAAAGCACTAAATACATAAATACTCGATACCAGCTTACCAGCTGTACTGCAATAGTTTAGTACTAGTAGGTACCGTACGCGTACGCATCGAAAGCTTTTAGCGATGACGTGTCAGGTTCAATACTTCgcgaaaacaaaacaaacaTAGCGGGCTCACAtgccgtgtaatctatctatctatctatctatcatgtTTCGATTCTCTCAAAGACTTCGCATGTCAAGTCGAGTGCCTCTGGTCTGCCGCGCAAGGAGGAAAGAGGTAGAGATGTCTCCGTCGCGACCGGTACTTGTAAAGAACTCAATCATCCATGGTGGTAAGTGACGATCCGTCCCTATGGTATGTTCTTTCGGGTTTCACGTCCTGAACGATTCAGACTGATATACCAGATATCCGACGTTGCCTAGGTTCGTATATCCACAACAAACAAAAGATACTAGAACTGACATCCCAACGTCGAGGATCGCTCGCTCTAACGCGCAAAACCACCTCAACTATCTCCTCAGGTGCCCCATCTGCGGTAGATGTCACCACCCTAGATAAGAGGAAAGTTTCTTCATTCAACGAACCGACCGCCAAGATACGGGTATAGAAAACGACGGAAGGCGATGAAAAAGTGCGCGTTTAGAAGAGAGAAGTGCGCGAAGCGGCATTTGGAATATGTGATTATGGAATCAAGTCCCACAGTACAACAGCTAGGACACGCCGCCGTCGCTTCTAAGGTCTGAAATTTGGTGAGTGTATATCTTATCCTCAAACTCCCTATGATTCAATCTTTGTTACCTCAGGAACATCAGCCTTGCTTGTGCCAGTAGATAGCCTGAGCTggtcaatattcaatattcaatgccCGACAACTTGCTACTTCGCACAGCTTCAGGTGACATTATCGGTCACCGCCTACCACCCAAAGGCATTTACTTATTTCGAGGTCAAGTAGGCATATTCCATCGTTCCCTCCCGGCCCAGTAAGTCACATTAGCGGAAGGACTTCCTGTATACTTACTTGCTTCGATCAATGCTGCTTCGAGTTCTTCGTCACATCCATCGCACAACATGGATCCTTAAGTGGGGCCGACATGGAATATGTTAGCACTCGCCTAACAAGGATCTTCCTATCCTGATTCACCGTCAGACAGTCACGCAAGTCCTAAATCTGGCGGATTGCGAATCCAACTAGCTAAATCCTGAAATCTGGCAGGAATGCAAGCCAATCTTGTCACGGGGTGGGGGACGAAAGTGTCACGACATCGTCCGTGTGTATCGCAAGATCGGAAACATTAGCACAAAAACTGGCGCCCCTACAATATATGGTAAGTGCAAAGGAACGAGAGATTTCTCCTTCAACTTTGTAAATGTATATAGACAACGAGAAGTAGCTACACTAACATAAATATTATGTGTACAAAATAAATTAATAGACTCATCAGAGAGAAAGTCAACGAGCGACTAAACAGGCCTCCCTTGAAACAAGTACGCCTGGAGACCGCGTTGTAGTCTCATCAGGAAGAGGTAAAGGTAGAGGGTCAGGCGAAAACGGGGTCCATTTTCCAGTGATCTTCGGACCAATATGAGAACGAGCCAACGCTGTTGGTACAGAAGGCCATATCTCTTCACGACCATCAGGAAGAATCACTATATGACCCGGCCTTGTAAGAGTGGTGgtatgatgatggtgatggtaaTTTGACTGCAAATCTTCCACTGGGTTGTGAATCCACCTCGGCCAATGGCTTGCTTCCTGTCCATGGACGCCATCTTCAACCGGAATTTCGTCACCGTCTGCGTCGAGACGGATCACTACATATTCTCAATCATAAGATCAgtatgaaaagaagaaagggttTGACCAACGAACCGTTAGTGAGAGGAACTACGTCTTCTGAATACCGTATCACCCTCCGCTGATGATGTTCCGGGTCAACGTTGGTTTCGAAGAAACTGCTACCACGCCTACTTGCAAAATCCCAATCCATACTGAGCCCGAGGCCACGAACGTGTTCATTTAGGTGATCACGAGGTCGCTGGGGAATTTCTTCGTCAATAGACTCCATCCTCTCCGTTTCCAAAGGAGTGTGACTGGTCTCGGGCCCCGGCTCATAACTCGTGGGCTCGTCAAAGAGTATGAGAGACTGAGAGTGCGTGGTAGTGGGTGTCGGAAGGTTCTGAACCGAGAAATTAGAAAGGGTTGACAACCTCGAACCAGAATTTTGACGTGTGTCTCCGCGGATAGTTCTGGCCCTTCGTGGACCAGTACGCAGCGGTGTGGGTGATCTTGCATCCATTTCAGTGCGGTGACCCTCCCGGAAGGACGGGGGCAGAGGGTGGCGTGAGTTGACACTGTGGTCTGAGTCCTGCTGAGACATCCGGCGGGCGCTTTCTGCATTTGCATCCGGAATTTGCGCTGTAGTGCTTGTACGGTTTTCTACTGTTCTCATGACTGCTGCAACACGCCTTCCGAGTAATGTATGAGGGTCGTCTGAGATAGTTGTCCAACGTGGTGTATGCGAAGGCTCAAGGACACGAGGGGGGAGGAGAGGTTGGCGGGGAGGACTAATGGGGCTTATTGGGCTAGGAGGCAAATGCAAGCTAGATGGCTGTAACCTCAACAGAGGAGGTTGGGATGGGCGAGTGGACTCTAGGTCGGAAGGACTTTGGGACGAGGTTTCGTCGTGATTTGTGGTCAATTGAAGGGAATGTAACGAACGACTGCTGTCTAATTCGGCCTGCAGTGTCTCAAACTGTCTCAAACGTTCCATAGTCTCTGATGAAACGGGCGAACGAAGTCTCTGTAATGGAGGTGTATCCGTATTCTGATGCTCGTTTCCGCCGCCTTGCCCACCGAGCAGGAGAGCTTCGTGTGGGGGACCCATACTATTGTCTCGCCCTCT is a window from the Marasmius oreades isolate 03SP1 chromosome 6, whole genome shotgun sequence genome containing:
- a CDS encoding uncharacterized protein (BUSCO:EOG092656JA); the protein is MRAAPISSLLRAKLGSSPSNGYTTFLPQIRKLVFEYCDKWPSSHNARTYILNHVESLARANPHVELVVRQRPQNEPIIRGFYINNRDKVIGLKGLEVTGIQKKVQLLLDSSGAKIKPLKKTVESSTEAARGIWSGLHSARPTL